A region from the Rheinheimera mangrovi genome encodes:
- a CDS encoding heme lyase CcmF/NrfE family subunit, producing MIAEYGQLALTFALCISLALAIVPLYGSFKGQQTALQLGNPLSYALFLLTAFSFWALSYAFWINDFTVVYVATNSNSLLPWYYRLTAVWGGHEGSMLLWLLTLSGWIAAVAMFSRSLPLQFQGRILGVMGLIAVGFYAFVLFMSNPFMRSLPYFPVDGRDLNPLLQDFGMIIHPPMLYMGYVGFAVSFAFAIAALMGGKFDSTWARWARPWTLAAWLFLTLGIMLGSWWAYNELGWGGWWFWDPVENASFMPWLVGTALIHSLAVTEKRGTFKSWTVLLAIAAFSLSLLGAFLVRSGVLVSVHSFAADPDRGLYLLAFLLVVVGGSLLLYALRMNSVRSQARYELFSREVLLWGNNIFLLTATLVVLLGTLFPLVHKELGLGSISIGEPFFNQLFYYLVIPFALLLGLGPWVRWKQQQVQPLLKPMSLIAIATLILALGTLAAMQSIQANLALLGLLLGAWVGSSAIFELLQRLQQFGSVKQGLTKLNASHFGMTLAHIGFAVLVIGVAMTKTYSVETQVRMKAGEQVELAGYQFMLVEVYPLNGPNYKGEAAELDVSYKGDYVTHLHAEKRFYTVQRSVMTEAAVHARLSRDLYVALGESLNDNSWALSLYVKPFVRWIWLGGLLMALGGFIALCDKRYRRGASQKEALKQKDTADA from the coding sequence ATGATTGCAGAATATGGTCAATTGGCGCTGACCTTTGCGCTTTGTATTTCTTTGGCTTTGGCCATAGTGCCTTTGTATGGCAGTTTTAAAGGCCAACAAACCGCTTTGCAACTCGGTAATCCACTGTCTTATGCTTTGTTTTTGCTAACGGCTTTTTCGTTCTGGGCTTTGTCCTACGCCTTCTGGATCAATGACTTCACTGTGGTTTATGTCGCCACCAACTCCAACTCTTTATTGCCATGGTATTACCGTTTAACCGCGGTTTGGGGTGGACATGAAGGCTCGATGTTATTGTGGCTGTTAACCTTATCTGGCTGGATTGCGGCTGTTGCTATGTTTTCCCGTAGTTTGCCTCTGCAGTTTCAGGGCCGGATCTTAGGGGTAATGGGCTTAATTGCCGTAGGTTTTTATGCCTTTGTGCTTTTTATGTCTAACCCATTTATGCGTAGTTTGCCGTATTTCCCTGTTGATGGCCGTGATTTAAATCCGCTTTTGCAAGATTTTGGCATGATCATTCACCCACCTATGTTGTATATGGGCTACGTAGGTTTTGCTGTGTCTTTTGCTTTTGCGATAGCCGCCTTAATGGGTGGTAAGTTTGACAGCACCTGGGCGCGTTGGGCCAGACCCTGGACTTTAGCCGCCTGGTTGTTTTTAACCCTGGGAATTATGCTCGGTAGCTGGTGGGCTTATAACGAATTAGGCTGGGGCGGCTGGTGGTTCTGGGATCCGGTCGAAAACGCATCTTTTATGCCTTGGTTGGTTGGCACTGCGCTTATTCACTCTTTGGCCGTGACTGAAAAACGCGGCACTTTTAAATCCTGGACAGTACTGCTGGCGATAGCGGCCTTTTCACTGAGTTTATTGGGTGCTTTTTTAGTACGTTCAGGCGTTTTAGTCTCTGTGCATTCTTTTGCTGCCGATCCGGACAGAGGATTGTATTTACTGGCGTTTTTGCTGGTGGTGGTCGGTGGTTCTTTGCTGCTGTACGCACTTCGGATGAACTCAGTGCGTAGTCAGGCCCGTTACGAGCTTTTTTCCCGCGAAGTATTGCTGTGGGGCAATAATATTTTCCTGTTAACAGCGACCTTGGTGGTGCTGCTGGGTACTTTATTCCCACTGGTGCACAAAGAGCTGGGCTTAGGTTCTATCTCCATTGGTGAGCCGTTTTTTAATCAGCTGTTTTATTATCTGGTGATCCCTTTTGCCTTGTTATTAGGTTTAGGCCCCTGGGTGCGCTGGAAACAACAACAGGTGCAACCTCTGTTAAAACCTATGAGTTTGATCGCCATAGCGACATTAATACTGGCCTTAGGTACTTTGGCTGCAATGCAAAGCATTCAGGCTAACTTAGCCCTGCTCGGTTTGTTATTAGGCGCCTGGGTGGGATCTTCCGCCATTTTCGAATTGCTGCAACGACTGCAGCAGTTTGGCTCTGTTAAACAAGGTTTAACTAAGCTCAATGCCAGCCATTTTGGAATGACGCTGGCGCATATAGGTTTTGCTGTGCTGGTGATTGGTGTGGCTATGACTAAAACCTACAGTGTGGAGACTCAAGTCAGAATGAAAGCTGGTGAGCAGGTAGAGCTGGCGGGTTACCAGTTTATGTTAGTTGAAGTTTATCCACTCAATGGCCCGAATTACAAAGGCGAAGCGGCTGAACTGGATGTCAGTTACAAGGGCGACTATGTCACCCATCTGCACGCCGAAAAACGTTTTTACACAGTGCAGCGTAGCGTGATGACAGAAGCTGCTGTGCATGCCCGTTTAAGCCGTGATTTGTATGTGGCTTTGGGTGAGTCATTGAATGACAACAGCTGGGCTTTAAGTTTGTATGTGAAGCCTTTTGTGCGCTGGATTTGGCTGGGTGGCTTATTGATGGCGCTGGGCGGTTTCATAGCGCTCTGTGATAAACGCTACCGACGTGGCGCTTCTCAAAAAGAAGCCCTGAAACAAAAGGATACAGCAGATGCGTAA
- a CDS encoding DsbE family thiol:disulfide interchange protein — MRKLAFFIPFVLFIGLSVFLFSGLFSNPMERESSVINQPLPAFALPDLQQPEKIWTPDSVKGKPFLLNVWGTWCVTCNAELAYLTELREQGVMIVGLYYQQPADAAFGEVFDLTALQQEVALKLEQQGNPYQWNILDKDRTLIFDLGVTGAPETFLIDAQGIIRQHHIGDINPQVWQQKLAAAYQSLQE; from the coding sequence ATGCGTAAACTGGCATTTTTTATTCCTTTCGTGCTTTTTATTGGCCTGTCGGTGTTTTTATTCAGTGGTTTATTCTCCAATCCGATGGAGCGTGAATCTTCTGTGATTAACCAGCCGTTGCCAGCTTTTGCCTTGCCTGATTTACAGCAACCGGAAAAAATCTGGACACCAGACAGCGTCAAAGGCAAGCCGTTTTTACTGAATGTCTGGGGCACCTGGTGTGTGACCTGTAACGCTGAGCTGGCCTATTTAACAGAGCTGCGTGAGCAAGGTGTGATGATAGTAGGGTTGTATTATCAACAGCCGGCTGACGCGGCCTTTGGTGAAGTGTTTGACCTTACGGCTTTGCAACAGGAAGTGGCGCTGAAGCTGGAGCAACAAGGCAACCCCTATCAGTGGAATATTCTGGATAAAGACCGCACCCTTATTTTTGATTTAGGGGTGACTGGTGCACCTGAAACTTTCCTGATCGACGCTCAGGGCATCATTCGTCAGCACCATATAGGTGATATTAATCCGCAGGTGTGGCAGCAAAAGCTGGCGGCTGCCTACCAAAGTTTGCAGGAGTAG
- a CDS encoding cytochrome c-type biogenesis protein has protein sequence MKYFFFSLLLLTGAVQATQALIEFKSPEQQALFKELTHELRCPKCQNQNIADSNAVVAVDMRNKTLELVQQGQSKEQVLDYMKSRYGDFVHYQPPLNKFTFVLWLLPALMVFGLMLLLVMRRKAERKVMAAEPVDTAQLQAEPQLEQQLDQLIEQYRRKS, from the coding sequence ATGAAATACTTTTTTTTCAGCCTGTTGCTCCTCACTGGCGCAGTGCAGGCGACGCAGGCCTTAATAGAGTTTAAAAGCCCGGAGCAACAAGCGTTATTCAAAGAGCTGACCCACGAATTACGTTGCCCTAAATGCCAGAACCAGAATATTGCCGATTCCAATGCAGTAGTGGCGGTGGATATGCGCAACAAAACACTGGAGCTGGTGCAGCAGGGACAAAGCAAAGAACAGGTGCTGGACTACATGAAAAGTCGTTACGGTGACTTTGTACATTACCAGCCACCACTGAATAAATTCACCTTTGTTTTATGGTTATTGCCAGCGCTGATGGTGTTTGGGCTAATGCTGTTACTTGTTATGCGTCGAAAAGCTGAGCGCAAGGTAATGGCGGCAGAGCCAGTGGATACAGCTCAGCTTCAAGCCGAACCGCAGTTAGAACAGCAACTTGATCAACTGATTGAGCAGTACAGGAGAAAAAGCTGA
- the ccmI gene encoding c-type cytochrome biogenesis protein CcmI, with amino-acid sequence MLMSLSFAAALMLVLILLLLLFCRRKGEDVLLNPVLQFEDKLRLLSQARDNGELAEQDFVLAATELKTQYLQSQQHQQSTASSATGWVLVTSAFILVGTLGLYAKTGHFTALQNWQTAQQQLPTYGERALLNQGEPLTEDEIELFALALRTKISKEGDDAVAWFVIGRIWLSKGMLDDAIEAFEKALALTPKRVNVLISYSQALLVAGGEENLAKAALSLAKVLQQEPENPDALSMLAMVAEERGDKEQAQQAWQLLLPKLDKTDPRYELVQQKLGLASTPEQATTTEQAATAAVSGRQVSVQLTISPELAAQYKTGTLFVFAKAVDGPPLPLAVQKLAVFNGTQTIELSEAQAMQPGWTLANAERIQISARLSLSGQVLNDENGPQVQSDVLSFNEPKLRLSLSLQP; translated from the coding sequence ATGCTGATGTCGTTAAGTTTTGCAGCAGCTTTAATGCTGGTGCTTATTCTGCTTTTGTTGTTGTTTTGCCGTCGTAAAGGCGAAGATGTACTGTTAAATCCGGTACTGCAGTTTGAAGATAAATTAAGGCTGCTGTCACAGGCGCGGGATAATGGCGAATTAGCTGAGCAGGATTTTGTCCTTGCTGCCACTGAATTGAAAACTCAGTACCTGCAGTCGCAGCAACATCAGCAATCGACTGCAAGTTCCGCCACAGGCTGGGTGCTGGTTACCTCTGCATTTATTCTGGTTGGAACCCTCGGGCTTTATGCCAAAACGGGCCATTTCACTGCATTGCAGAACTGGCAAACTGCGCAGCAGCAGTTACCGACTTATGGCGAACGAGCGCTGTTAAATCAGGGCGAGCCGCTGACGGAAGACGAAATAGAACTCTTTGCGCTGGCACTGCGCACTAAAATCAGCAAAGAAGGCGATGATGCTGTGGCCTGGTTTGTGATTGGTCGTATCTGGTTATCTAAGGGCATGCTGGATGATGCTATTGAAGCTTTTGAAAAAGCCCTGGCATTAACTCCAAAGCGTGTCAATGTCTTGATCAGCTACAGTCAGGCGTTATTGGTAGCTGGTGGGGAAGAGAACCTTGCCAAAGCTGCCTTGAGTTTAGCCAAAGTGCTGCAACAGGAACCGGAAAACCCGGACGCTTTGTCGATGTTGGCGATGGTCGCCGAAGAGCGTGGCGATAAAGAACAAGCTCAGCAAGCCTGGCAGTTGTTATTGCCGAAGCTGGATAAAACCGACCCACGCTACGAGTTAGTGCAACAGAAGCTGGGGTTAGCTTCTACACCAGAGCAAGCCACAACTACAGAACAAGCAGCGACAGCGGCTGTGTCTGGCCGTCAGGTGTCTGTGCAGTTAACTATCAGCCCAGAGCTGGCAGCACAGTACAAAACCGGTACCTTGTTTGTGTTTGCCAAAGCTGTGGATGGTCCGCCTTTGCCTTTAGCAGTGCAAAAACTTGCAGTGTTTAATGGCACTCAAACCATAGAGCTAAGCGAAGCTCAGGCCATGCAGCCAGGCTGGACCTTAGCTAACGCAGAGCGTATTCAAATCAGTGCTCGTTTGTCTTTATCCGGGCAAGTGCTGAATGACGAGAATGGCCCACAAGTGCAGTCTGATGTGCTTAGTTTTAATGAGCCAAAACTGCGTCTGAGCCTTAGCTTGCAGCCTTAA
- a CDS encoding peptide MFS transporter, protein MNQPPASGTLFGHPKGLFLLFSTEMWERFSYYGMRALLILTLVAATESTNPGFGLGHGDALLLYGYYTGLVYAATLFGGLIADNLLGQRKSIILGGALMAIGQYTLFAATPHSMSLFYVGLGFIIAGNGLFKPNISAIVGDLYPQGDARRDGGFTIFYMGINLGAFIAPLVTSSLGESDAFGWRYGYLAAGIGMTLSVVIQLLFAQKYLGDLGKVPGRISSRSASGTPTPLTKVEFDRLRVVLFLFIFVTMFWLAFEQAGGLMSLFASEHTDRMVGSFEVPAGWFQSLNPLFILMFAPVFAWLWVKLNAMNKQPDAPIKILFGMLLTSIGFLFLIVGVFEMQVNPSAKSSMMWLTLAFLFHTLGELCISPVGLSLMTKLAPVKLASLIMGVWFLMPAVAHYLAGFVGAYSDTAGDNPAVVEFAASFGVQAAHAGLLVVFGGIAVALVVFAAVLWMLSGTLVRWMHGAERAQS, encoded by the coding sequence ATGAATCAACCGCCAGCTTCGGGGACTTTGTTTGGTCATCCGAAAGGACTCTTCCTGCTATTTTCCACGGAAATGTGGGAGCGTTTTTCCTACTACGGGATGCGCGCTTTACTTATTCTTACCTTAGTTGCTGCTACTGAATCCACTAACCCTGGTTTTGGCTTAGGCCATGGCGATGCGTTATTGCTTTACGGTTATTACACAGGTCTGGTGTATGCCGCGACTTTGTTTGGTGGTTTGATTGCCGATAACCTGTTAGGTCAGCGTAAATCTATTATTCTGGGTGGCGCTTTAATGGCCATTGGTCAGTACACTTTGTTTGCTGCCACACCACACAGTATGTCGCTGTTTTATGTAGGTTTAGGTTTTATTATTGCCGGTAACGGTTTATTTAAACCAAATATCTCTGCCATAGTCGGTGACTTGTATCCACAAGGTGATGCCCGTCGTGACGGTGGTTTTACTATTTTCTACATGGGTATTAACTTAGGTGCTTTTATCGCGCCTTTAGTGACGTCCTCTTTAGGTGAAAGTGATGCCTTCGGCTGGCGCTATGGTTATTTAGCGGCTGGTATTGGTATGACTTTATCTGTGGTGATCCAGTTATTGTTTGCGCAAAAGTACTTAGGTGATTTAGGTAAGGTTCCTGGCCGTATTTCGTCACGTAGTGCCTCTGGCACTCCAACGCCGCTCACTAAGGTTGAATTTGATCGCCTGCGAGTGGTGTTATTCCTGTTTATCTTCGTCACTATGTTCTGGTTGGCCTTTGAGCAGGCTGGTGGCTTAATGAGCTTGTTTGCTTCTGAACACACTGACCGTATGGTCGGTTCTTTTGAAGTTCCTGCTGGCTGGTTCCAGTCGTTAAACCCGCTGTTTATTCTGATGTTTGCGCCTGTGTTTGCCTGGTTATGGGTGAAGCTGAATGCGATGAACAAACAGCCAGATGCACCGATCAAAATTTTATTCGGTATGCTGTTAACTTCTATTGGTTTCCTGTTCCTGATCGTGGGTGTATTTGAGATGCAGGTAAACCCTTCAGCCAAATCCAGCATGATGTGGTTAACTTTAGCGTTTTTATTCCATACTTTAGGTGAGTTGTGTATTTCTCCTGTGGGCTTGTCATTAATGACTAAGCTGGCTCCGGTGAAACTGGCGTCGCTTATTATGGGGGTCTGGTTCCTGATGCCTGCCGTTGCTCACTATCTGGCTGGTTTTGTTGGTGCTTATTCTGATACTGCAGGTGATAACCCTGCAGTAGTTGAATTTGCCGCATCCTTTGGTGTACAGGCCGCTCACGCTGGTTTACTGGTGGTGTTTGGTGGTATAGCTGTAGCACTGGTGGTGTTTGCTGCTGTGCTGTGGATGTTATCCGGTACTTTAGTACGCTGGATGCATGGCGCAGAGCGCGCGCAAAGCTAA
- a CDS encoding Kelch repeat-containing protein: protein MKFISVVLCCISFQLTAGSLNWQKKADLLIPVQEIYPAVFQGEIYVAGGLSSELPKQQGQMTAQVQIYNPKTDQWRYGPALPEGRHHGQLVAVNEQLFLVGGFIQANGGHWSASADVLQLDLDQQRWLKVASLPAPLSETVSWVLDHNIHLVSGRSPATSANAQWQDQADVATHWIFDLKSLKTEVAPALPEAKNSAAGTVFNNMGYLFGGRQVKGGNKADVYSFNTQNQQWTLQKTMPDAQAGLAVAVLNQQLWVFGGEFFQQGGGVFSKVWSYSPLDNSWQQQGEMPLPRHGLGAVTLDDAIYIIGGATAAGLKQTSAVLEKVVIQ, encoded by the coding sequence ATGAAATTTATTAGTGTGGTGCTGTGTTGTATTAGCTTTCAACTGACGGCGGGATCACTGAATTGGCAAAAAAAAGCCGATTTGCTTATACCAGTACAGGAAATTTACCCTGCTGTTTTTCAGGGCGAGATTTACGTCGCCGGTGGTTTGAGTTCTGAACTGCCAAAACAACAAGGCCAAATGACAGCGCAAGTTCAGATCTACAATCCAAAAACTGATCAATGGCGGTATGGACCTGCTTTACCTGAAGGGCGTCACCATGGCCAACTGGTTGCGGTGAATGAGCAGTTATTTTTAGTGGGTGGTTTTATTCAGGCCAATGGAGGTCATTGGAGTGCTAGTGCTGATGTACTGCAATTAGATCTTGATCAGCAGCGCTGGTTAAAAGTAGCAAGCTTGCCTGCGCCATTAAGCGAAACCGTCAGTTGGGTACTGGATCACAACATTCATCTGGTCTCTGGTCGCTCTCCTGCAACCTCAGCGAATGCACAGTGGCAAGATCAGGCTGATGTGGCAACTCACTGGATTTTTGACCTAAAGTCGTTAAAAACCGAAGTGGCGCCAGCGTTGCCTGAAGCGAAAAATAGCGCAGCTGGTACTGTATTTAATAACATGGGCTATCTGTTCGGGGGCCGGCAGGTCAAAGGCGGCAACAAAGCAGATGTTTATAGTTTTAATACACAAAACCAGCAATGGACACTACAAAAAACTATGCCTGATGCTCAGGCTGGTTTAGCTGTTGCAGTGCTTAACCAGCAGCTCTGGGTTTTTGGCGGTGAGTTTTTTCAGCAAGGCGGAGGAGTGTTCAGCAAGGTCTGGTCTTATTCACCTCTGGACAACAGCTGGCAGCAGCAAGGGGAAATGCCACTACCACGTCATGGGTTAGGTGCAGTCACATTGGATGATGCCATTTACATCATAGGCGGGGCTACAGCTGCGGGTTTAAAGCAGACCAGTGCAGTGCTGGAGAAAGTCGTTATTCAATAA
- a CDS encoding MlaA family lipoprotein, which produces MKPVLVSCLLLLTVSGCASKKAADEQQAQTNYQDPRDPIESVNRDIWDFNYDILDAYVLRPAAIGYMVVVPKPARTGIANVISNLDEPTNFVNGVLQAKPKSAAISLGRFVLNSTVGLFGLFDVATRIDLKDQDEDFNQTLATWGVGDGPYLMLPALGPSTVRDTTGTVVDNLYFPSTWINTPLTITKAVLGALDGRVQMLRMEQLLNESVDPYAFIKEAYYQRKEFQIYDGNPPKKAEEDEAYLDEYLP; this is translated from the coding sequence ATGAAGCCTGTTTTAGTGTCGTGCCTGTTATTGTTAACGGTGAGTGGCTGCGCCAGTAAAAAAGCAGCTGATGAGCAACAAGCACAAACGAACTATCAGGACCCACGGGATCCAATTGAATCTGTAAACCGGGATATCTGGGATTTTAACTACGACATACTGGATGCTTATGTACTGCGCCCTGCCGCCATAGGTTATATGGTAGTGGTACCAAAACCAGCGCGTACCGGCATAGCGAATGTGATTAGTAACCTGGATGAACCAACTAATTTCGTCAACGGTGTATTGCAGGCTAAACCGAAAAGCGCGGCGATAAGCTTAGGCCGTTTTGTGCTGAACAGCACTGTAGGTTTATTTGGTTTGTTTGACGTAGCCACCCGTATTGATTTAAAAGATCAGGACGAGGATTTTAACCAGACGTTAGCGACCTGGGGTGTCGGAGACGGCCCTTATCTGATGCTGCCGGCTTTAGGACCTTCCACGGTGCGCGATACGACAGGTACTGTAGTCGATAATCTGTATTTTCCATCCACTTGGATCAACACACCTTTAACTATCACCAAAGCTGTGTTGGGCGCCTTAGATGGACGTGTACAGATGCTGCGGATGGAACAGTTACTGAACGAATCTGTAGACCCATACGCCTTTATTAAAGAAGCCTATTACCAACGTAAAGAGTTTCAGATTTACGATGGCAATCCACCGAAAAAAGCTGAAGAAGACGAAGCTTATCTGGATGAATACCTGCCTTAA
- a CDS encoding TetR/AcrR family transcriptional regulator encodes MLKFLCDIANKELRSCPLEHRFSKKQQAIADREQELLQIAHQLVKAEGYANLTMDKLTAASPYSKGTIYNHFSSKEDVITALCNTALRHEISLFKKAGLFNGSSREKALALHQAYFLSAKMQPILFNCVLIAKSPWVQEKSSPARITVQQELEKEVTQMVDLLLQQAIDANELQPKAGATVDLMAFANWAISFGSIALLSSASETYSVERLLGAHPFLFNLNCVLDGMNWLPLSTDWDYCQSWLRIEKEIFSAEQQQLASALPPVLR; translated from the coding sequence ATGTTGAAGTTTTTGTGTGACATTGCGAATAAAGAGCTGCGTAGCTGCCCTTTAGAGCACAGGTTTAGTAAAAAACAGCAAGCCATAGCCGATCGTGAGCAGGAATTACTGCAGATTGCCCACCAGTTGGTCAAAGCCGAAGGCTACGCCAATTTGACTATGGATAAATTGACCGCCGCCAGCCCTTATTCTAAAGGCACTATCTACAATCATTTTTCCAGCAAAGAAGACGTGATCACCGCCCTGTGTAACACGGCTTTACGTCATGAAATCAGTTTGTTTAAAAAAGCCGGATTGTTTAATGGCAGCAGCAGGGAAAAAGCACTGGCCTTGCATCAGGCCTATTTCTTATCTGCCAAAATGCAGCCTATTTTATTTAACTGTGTACTGATCGCCAAATCCCCCTGGGTGCAGGAGAAAAGCTCGCCAGCACGAATTACAGTGCAGCAGGAATTGGAAAAAGAAGTGACACAGATGGTCGACTTGTTGTTGCAACAGGCTATAGATGCCAATGAACTACAACCTAAGGCCGGAGCTACAGTAGATTTAATGGCTTTTGCCAACTGGGCTATATCGTTTGGTAGTATTGCGCTGTTAAGCAGTGCCAGTGAAACCTATAGTGTAGAACGCTTACTCGGAGCACATCCCTTTCTGTTCAATTTAAACTGTGTGCTGGATGGCATGAATTGGTTACCTCTCAGCACAGACTGGGACTATTGCCAAAGCTGGCTGCGCATTGAAAAAGAAATCTTTAGTGCTGAGCAACAGCAATTGGCCAGTGCTTTACCGCCCGTCTTGAGATAG
- a CDS encoding DUF6170 family protein, with protein MYFGSHSIPELAGLKFAERMQVIRTATEQVPTPQKLLLNLLKLAILIPLFLVIAQWDSWQSTVTILVLLAAYPLLTRPLTFALCRPHLQQARTKLKL; from the coding sequence ATGTATTTTGGCAGCCATTCCATTCCGGAGCTTGCAGGTTTGAAGTTTGCAGAGCGGATGCAAGTGATCCGCACGGCCACAGAGCAGGTGCCTACTCCACAAAAACTGCTGTTAAATTTGCTGAAACTGGCCATTTTAATCCCGCTGTTTTTAGTGATAGCCCAATGGGATTCATGGCAAAGCACTGTCACTATTCTTGTGTTGCTGGCCGCCTACCCGCTGCTGACCCGACCTCTGACGTTTGCCTTATGTCGCCCCCACTTGCAGCAAGCCCGCACTAAGCTAAAGCTTTAG
- a CDS encoding proline--tRNA ligase, whose amino-acid sequence MRTSQYLLSTMKETPADAEIISHQLMLRAGMVRRLASGLYTWLPSGLRVLRKVENIVREEMNKAGAIEILMPVVQHAELWQESGRWEKMDAELLRFKDRHQRDFVLGPTHEEVVTDLVRKEISSYKQLPINLYQIQTKFRDERRPRFGVMRAREFLMKDAYSFHLSQESLQQTYDAMYQAYCNIFTRLGLDFRPVLADTGAIGGSMSHEFHVLAASGEDAIVFSDGSDYAANIEKAEALPPQGARPAATQAKTEVATPDAKTIDEVSAFLKVEASAIAKTLIVYARKADEKAAQTLVALVLRGDHELNEIKAEKHPLVASPLQFASEEDVLAVTGAKPGSVGPVGLTIPVVVDHAAAHLADFVTGANKDGFHFTGVNFDRDITTYQVADLRNVVEGDPSPCGKGHLVIRRGIEVGHIFQLGDRYSSAMKAGVLNEEGKHQIMTMGCYGVGVSRIVAAAIEQNHDEYGIKWPAAIAPFQVAIVPMNMHKSVRIQDAAEQLYKDLTAAGFEVLFDDRKERPGVMFADMELVGVPYHIIVGERNLDEQKVELKNRLTGEKLMLSLSDVVAQLKSF is encoded by the coding sequence ATGCGGACAAGTCAGTATTTACTCTCCACTATGAAAGAAACCCCGGCCGATGCCGAAATTATCAGCCATCAATTGATGTTACGTGCCGGTATGGTGCGTCGTCTGGCGTCAGGTTTATACACCTGGTTGCCCAGTGGCCTGCGGGTTTTACGTAAGGTAGAGAACATTGTCCGCGAAGAAATGAACAAAGCAGGCGCCATCGAAATACTGATGCCTGTGGTTCAACATGCAGAACTGTGGCAGGAATCTGGTCGCTGGGAAAAGATGGACGCTGAACTGCTGCGTTTTAAAGACCGTCACCAGCGTGATTTTGTGTTAGGCCCAACCCACGAAGAAGTAGTGACAGATTTAGTCCGTAAAGAAATCAGCAGCTACAAACAGCTGCCTATTAATTTATACCAAATTCAGACCAAGTTCCGTGACGAACGTCGTCCACGTTTTGGTGTGATGCGTGCCCGCGAATTCTTAATGAAAGACGCCTACTCTTTCCACTTAAGTCAGGAAAGTTTGCAGCAAACCTATGACGCTATGTACCAAGCCTACTGCAATATCTTTACCCGCCTGGGTTTAGATTTCCGTCCTGTATTGGCGGACACTGGCGCCATTGGTGGCAGCATGTCGCACGAGTTCCATGTGCTGGCCGCCTCAGGTGAAGATGCAATCGTATTCTCTGATGGCAGCGATTACGCCGCCAATATTGAAAAAGCCGAAGCTCTGCCCCCTCAAGGTGCCCGCCCAGCTGCGACACAAGCCAAGACAGAAGTTGCAACTCCAGACGCAAAGACTATCGATGAAGTTTCAGCCTTTTTAAAGGTAGAAGCATCTGCTATCGCCAAAACCTTAATTGTTTATGCCCGTAAAGCCGACGAAAAAGCAGCTCAGACACTGGTTGCTTTGGTGCTGCGTGGCGATCACGAGTTAAACGAAATCAAAGCTGAAAAACATCCTCTGGTGGCTTCTCCACTGCAGTTTGCATCAGAAGAAGATGTGCTGGCTGTGACTGGTGCGAAGCCAGGTTCTGTTGGCCCTGTTGGCTTAACTATTCCTGTGGTTGTCGACCATGCCGCAGCTCATTTAGCTGACTTTGTCACTGGTGCAAACAAAGACGGTTTCCACTTCACTGGTGTGAATTTCGACCGTGATATCACTACGTATCAGGTGGCTGATTTACGTAACGTGGTTGAAGGTGACCCAAGCCCTTGTGGCAAAGGCCATTTAGTTATTCGCCGTGGTATTGAAGTAGGCCATATTTTCCAGTTAGGTGACCGTTATTCGTCAGCGATGAAAGCAGGCGTGTTAAACGAAGAAGGCAAACACCAAATTATGACCATGGGTTGTTATGGTGTAGGCGTGTCCCGTATTGTCGCAGCTGCTATTGAGCAAAACCATGACGAATATGGCATCAAATGGCCAGCAGCTATAGCGCCGTTTCAGGTGGCCATAGTGCCGATGAATATGCACAAGTCGGTGCGTATTCAGGACGCAGCAGAGCAACTGTATAAAGATCTGACAGCGGCAGGCTTTGAAGTGCTGTTTGACGATAGGAAAGAGCGCCCTGGTGTGATGTTTGCTGATATGGAGCTGGTTGGTGTGCCTTATCACATCATCGTAGGCGAACGTAATCTGGATGAGCAGAAAGTTGAGCTGAAAAACCGTCTGACCGGTGAGAAGTTAATGCTGTCGTTGTCGGATGTAGTAGCTCAGCTCAAGTCTTTCTGA